In the genome of Candoia aspera isolate rCanAsp1 chromosome 4, rCanAsp1.hap2, whole genome shotgun sequence, the window atctctcagtggctttcgataccatcgaccatggtatccttttggggcagctcagggggttaggggtgggcagtgtagctttgcactggttcacctccttcctccaggggcattcccaattggtggtgataggagaggagagatccaccCCTCaatccctccattgtggggtgctgcagggttcggttctctctcctctcctattcaacatctacatgaaacagctgggcaagatcatccgtcaccacgggatgaggtatcatcaatatgctgatgacacccagttatatatctccatcccgggtgaagtaagtgatgcggtctccaccctctccaagtgcctgaacaacaggcttcaactgaaccctggcatgatggagtggctgtggattgatggcccctcagttcccaggaagttgtcatctttggttctggatatgGTAGctctgccccattcggaaccagtgcagaacctgggggtcctcctggacttgcgactcctgcttgaagagcaggtggaagtcgcagcaaggagggcctttgtacacctttgggtggtgcgccagctccacccattcctggatcaagatgccctctgaacagtcactcatacccttgtcatctcccacatagactattgcaatgtgctctacatggggctacccttgaagagtatctggaagcttcagctggtccagaatgcagtggcatggacagttattggtgctgtaaaatcagcccatgtgacaccactgttacacgagctgcattgggtcccagtttgcttctgggtccaattcaaggtgttggttatcacatttaaagccctacatggcatgggactaggctatctgagggactgtctcatccctatgaCATCGAtccaccccacccagtcaggcagggagggcatgctacagaccccatcaacaaagaaattacatctggcggggtccaggagacaggccttctctgcagtggcacccgccctttggaacatcttgtacCCAGagctgagacgggtttcctcgctcctggccttccggaagaaactgaagacctggttctgccaccttgcatgGGATGGCGGGGgggagtgatagctccacctgggggtggttggtgccatagcaccccctattgattgggattccatctcctcttggattttatatttatatttatatttatatttttatcttatttatgtttttaaagtgtgattgaagcttagatgtttttattattgcttttattgtaaaccgcccagagtcctccatcgggggagatgggcggtaatataaatgtggagtccttggtgctctctgagccttgttgttttcttgcagatgtttcattgccagactaggcaacatcttcagtgcaaagggagagtaggccttgctctcagttctcattgtgtcttctgactgctagttggtgttcatggatgtgctctgctgactgaacaccaactagcagtcagaaggcatgatgaaaactccttaacctcgcaacacatggacagactcaactttcaactgggaaactgtgagcatcctaaaccaagccatagcccaaaaacgctagagaattcctggaagcctggcactcagacaaagcagccatcaacagacacacagaggtaaacaacatttacataccattcaaaagagacaatagaaaagccaaaagaccagtacactcccttaccagcaatcaacacccagatatgcaaaaatcaacactaggattaacaccagatgaaccaccaAAAAGCACAGTACACCcttatcaaggaactattaactcagtcaatcaaccaagcagcaaacaacagcccaatcaaagaactcccaaggagagaacaacatccctaccaacacaagccacagtatataaactgggagcaaggcccactccctcttcgcactgaagatgttgcctagtctggcaatgaaacgtctgcaagaaaacaacaaggctcagagagcaccaaggactccacagttcaaccctgagctacaaatatttgcttcgattggtaatataaatttaataaataaataaataaatcctcttaAAATTCCTAGTTTGTTAAGTGGAAGAAAGGATCCTAAATCTGAAATCTAACTGAGCAATTAATTTCTTTTCTCGTTacctttttgtaaataaaacaaaacttaattGAAACTACTGTTTCACTCCACTTTTTCTCTCATGTTCACAGAATCAGTTCTATTCAGCAATATAATGTGCTGCTTGGAGCCCATCAGCTCTTGAATCTCTCCCATAATGTGCAGTTCTATCCTGTGCAGAAGATACTCATCCACTCTGGCTACCTGGGTGAGGCTGGCTCTCCTGCAGACATTGCTTTACTTAAACTGGCATCACCTGTGCCCTTCACCAGCCACATCCTTCCTGTCTGCTTGCCACAGTTCTATGAAGACTTCTCCAGAGATACAAATTGTTGGATTGCTGGATGGGGAAATACTGGAGAAAATGGTGAGGACTCTTCTTATAGCTGCTCATTAAGAGTTTATGGACTTTCATTTCATCCATGTTGAAAATCTTATGGcaaaaacaaatacaggtagtcctagacttacgaccattcatttggtgaccatttgaagttacgacagcactgacaAAAGTGATttgtgacctgtcctcacacttacaaccatcacagcatccctgcagtcacatgatcaaaattcaggcacttggcaacccacatgtatttataatggttgcagcatcccagggtcaagTGAtcgcaatttgcgaccttcccagctggcttctgacaagcaaagtcaatgggggaagccatattcacttaatgaccgtgtgattcacttaatgaccacagcaaaaaggtcataaaatcaggcatgactcacttaactgcctgacttagcaacagaagttccggtcccaattgtggttttaagttgaggactacctgtatggcaggCCCACTGTTTATAACATACTCAGTGGATACAGTCCCTAGCACATGATGCAATAAATGTTTATGTCCACTCAGTATGCATTTTAACTCTAGTGCTCCTGCCTTGTGTGATTGTATCTCCTACCTCTGTTTCTGACTCCTACAGAGCAACTGTCAGCCCCATTAACTCTACAGGAAGCAAAGGTGCCTATCATAGGCCGAAGGGAATGTAACAATTTCTACAACGCTGTCCCATTTCGAGGCATGAAGAAGGATCCGATCAAACCAGATATGATCTGTACTGGTTACACCCAAGGCAGCAAATCTTTCTGTATGGTAAAAAATACATGAatgattttattaagtttcaagcaaaaataaaagctacagaaaaagaaaaaagaaaaaaactaaaaactaaagaagtgtagaaacacaagagaaaatttttcaaaattacaaaaagaagtgacttctgacttttaacagcaaggatatacaacaatattccataatcaatcccttactctatattaaaacaaaatcacattatttctataaatcattccattggcacattataaaaatcactaaatatagttgttccctccccttatattaagagaaaaatatatatattttatataaacctcctaaccaactcccccccaaagataacatttatttaattatttccttcctactactattctatacattcctgtctactataataaagatcaaactaaaaaacatataaattgtttgccattgtagttgataatacaacaatttcaataatcttaatcatattaaacccaaaccagacatttatttatttttattatataaaattatttatttatttattttattattttattaataatcctaatccaaatcattaaagataaatgaaatcagccaaaccctaaaagcaatccagataaatgttcttgaacccttatcccacttcaaaataaaccagagcatttacatatcccacaatatgcacagagcttttttctttaaaaaatcaaacagcccaattgctgaggttgagaaacactggtatagagtctcaatagttcttttttatatataaactttatttaaaaattctacatgtaaaataaacataaaaaacacaaaacagtatataagcatacagtatatagaaacATAAACTGGCAAATACAAAACTAAACATCTGACTTAAAAAACATATAGTCCATTTCCACCCTTCACTTTCCTCATAGATCCATTAagtatttcttattatttttataccattGTAGTCACTATTTAAGTTTTCTGTTATCCCCTACTCTTTAATCTATAAAACCCTTTATCATCAAGctatttttctttagttttataaCATACTCCATAAATTGACTCTAGTCTTTAATGAAATCCTCTGTAGATTTCTCTGTCATGAGACATTGCAGTTTTGCCGTCTCTGCCAAGTTCATAATTTTAAATACCCAATTTTCAACATTTGGagcttctttatttttccatttctgcataTTATCTTGCCGAAGTGATCATATACAGCAATAAGACACTGTGCTTTTTACTCGGTTCTTCTTCCATAAACTGTAATAAGTACAGTTCTGGTTTTATCTGAAATAGGATTCCTATTATTTACAACGGCCTGTAGATCACTGACAAAAAAAATTTGGCCACTTCACAAGTCCACTACATATGATATGATAATAGCTTCAATcctctttttcacatttccaacacttaCTTGGAATGTTCttatacattttttaatattttcccagGTGTCAAGtgccatcattttataaaaattttctcttAACTTATTGCACAGAGTAAATTCAATATTTTTGGTTCATGCTTtttcacaaatatccatgccaatACTGTGCCCAACGATCTGGCAACCAAATTTCATCCACAAAAGCCAACATTTCAGTGAGATATTTCTTTCAGTAGGACAACAACCAGAATAAAGACTCATCCCTTGTTTTCAACAATCAGTTAATTTAAACAGGCATCACGTAAAATGTTTAATGAATTAGCAAAACTGAAATTGATTGTGTTAGCCATTTCTGCCCAGATGTTTAAGTCTGCTGCCTTGAAGTTGATTGATGCCCTGAAAAGGaagtaatgataatgataatgacaaTAATAATCATATCATGGAATTTAAATGTTGGTAAGAACCATTTAGACGACCTATTCCATGCAGAAGTTTCTTTCATGGAAACTTCAGTATATGAAGTTTCCCTCTATTCCTGGGCTCCTCTGACCATCAGCAAGTTTTTCATAATATTTAACAAAAATCAACCTTTCTGTATCTTTAATACTTTAGCTTCCAGTCCCTCTTCATCCTTACTGCCCTTCTCTTATCCTGTTCCAGTCTttttgaatccttcttaaataTGATGTCTAGAACTGAACTTGGTACTCAACATGGCTCTGTCCAATCAGGAATAAAATTACTCATATTTAATGAAAGGCacaatataaatgaaatcaataGATAAATGGCAACTCTAACCCTAATATTACATTGTCAAACCACTACATATAAACAATCAATTCAAACAAAATTTATAAGGCCAAGAACACAGTGTCTTGTCCCAAGCAACTTTGCAAACATTCTTTGTTCATTAGATTAGTTTGATGTATATTCTGGATTTTATCCAGGAGCACAAGGTGATATCAACACCACTCCCTCCTACAATATAGCTTCACTTCCTCCTCTGAGATAGGTTGCCCTGAGAGatagcaaccagtccaaacccaCCCAGAGAGCTTCCAGGGCTGATGGTAGCCTTCAACCGGGCCCTCCCTGGCCCTCCTCTAACAATTTAACTGCTTCACCATTCTGATGCCCTCACTGTAACCCATACTCTAAATCTGACATTAGAATGTCCTCTGTATATACACACTAAATCTTATTTCTTTCCCCACAGGGTGACGGTGGTGGACCCTTGGTTTGTAAAGTCGGGAGGAGATGGACCCAAGCTGGGATCGTGTCTTGGGGAGTTGGATGTGGCAAATACTTCCATCCTGGTGTCTATACTTCAGTGCCCTTCTATAGTTTTTGGATCAAAGAAAAGATCAGAACAGAATGAAGGGCTGATGGCAAAATGTTCCCACGGGGCCACTCCTTTCAGTGCCCATTGCCCTTGCTGTAAGAAACATAATCAACAATATGGAACCATTTTCAGTCTACGCACAAAATAATCCAATTGCTAAGCTAAGACTAGAAGCAGATCAAATGTCCATTGCCTGTGTCCCTACAACATGCCAGCCAGGTCATTTTCCAACCTAGCAACTGTACTGGCACAACATGAGAAGCTGATACAGTTTTAACCTTGAATGGCTGGTTGGATACTTTGCAGCTTAGTGTAAGCACAGCCCATTTACTATAGATGGTTGGATGCACTGTGCAAACAGTGAAattaggttaattcagtaaccaggttaaccATATAATGTATAAGTAGTTATTCAGCAAAATGCCATATGGATCTAAGTGTGGTTAACTTCTTTTAAAAGCAAGCAGAAATAGTGTTATATATTCTTCCCTTGAGACAAAGTCCTAGAGATAAGTGAGGTTGCAGAACCACAAAACTGGAGGTTGAGGTGGGGTGTGAACATGACCTTAGCTTCATAACTTACCTATATCTGCCTTAGGTGGACACTGAAGTGCTTAAATGGAAATGTTGCAGCATAGATGATTGGTCGTACCATGTGGACCATCAGACCTGtttcattcttgttttgcttttctttaaaaagtctaTTGCTGCTATGGTGTGAAATTGATGGTTTGTTACTATTTCCTTATAATGGTAGTACAAAGAATAGAAGCATCGCCTGACATTTTGCCTAATGCTCCTGAGCATTCTTCTTCAGTGTGTATTGAAGGATTGTGATTAGGAAGCCACGTGGGCAAAGTTAGCTTGTATTAGAACTGAATTCCACAATCAGCAAAGGAGCCAATCCCAGGAATAAGCCATATTCACCTTGTGGTCACCTGGCAGTCTTTTCTCCTtaccttttcatttatttagcaCGTAGACAGGAGTGCCATCAGTATGTAAGGATATAGAATTGGGCATTAGGCTTATTTACATTGATTAAAAGCTTTACTTCTACCCTGTGTACTTATCAATAAAATTATATGATAAATCAGCAAGCATAAATCAGAAGTCTGAGAGTCTTCCCTCTTCAACTTTGCTGAGCTGGTAACCAGAAATTACCAGGTTTCATCTTTGCTGCTTTCCTTTCATAATTCAAGGACAACCATcaaatgatttttcacttagcaaccactttgcttaacccccaagttgctggtcccagttatggtctctaaatgaggagtacctgtaacaTCTAAGTTTGGTGCTTGTTTCATCCAACATGTGATATACCCATATGAAAAAGTATATGTAATTGCCTCCTTCAATCCAGTAAGTGGCTACACTACCTTTAGCTACAATACCTACAGTCAAACACTCTTTGTAACTGGTGATCAGTTTCACTCTCATCCCTGGACGACTTTTAGCCATTCCTCCATGACAAACTGGACTGGACTTGGAGTGGTCATTCCAAAACATTGGATTTGTTCCTCTTCATCCCTTGTAGGTTCTTAGTGTACTGTGCAGTACAGTGCAATGCACTTTTCATCAGAAATAATTATATCCATGGAGCCCCAAAAGCTCTACTTTTAACTCATTGATCCATGGAACATTCCTCCTTTAACCACACCGTGGTGTTACTTGTTCACTCCGACTCCGATTATAGTCACTTTGATATTTGAATCTATTTTGACCTCATCTTTCATGGTTTTACTCATATGGATCTGCAAGAGAATGAAGGAGTAGAGGGGTGCTAATAAAACATGTCCATCTCTAATTTGATGTTTTCAACCAGAAAATAACAGGTTACTTGCAATTCAACATAGGGAATTAATACCTGATTTGTACCCCCCCTGACTGCAAATCCCAGTTGTGCTCTTAAAATCATGGTCAAGCCATCAAGTCAGAAACACTGGCCATAGGggactttttctctcttttgtaaaGCCGTTAGCCTTATGTACTAGAAAAAATCTGACAGATATGCCTCATTCAGAAAAGGACCCCAGTTTGAGGAAGAGCGGTGTGCCTGCAGTAACCCTCCTATGGCCCCCAGGTACTGCAATGTTTGTACCctgagaagataaaaatatatatttaaaaaacttaAGGGCAACTTCTCCAAGTGAAGATGGGGCAAACACCTCCCTCAACTCACCATCTGCATTGAGTCCTGAGTCTTACACTTCTTCCCTAAATGCTCTATCCATCAGGACCAAGATGGATATATCGGTCTGTGAGTTGCTGaagggaaaggagtatgacaaaaACACCAGTGGCAGAAAAATTGTGTAAACCCAACAAGGAAGGCTTGAGATGGCAGACAATTCAATATACAGTATTGCATTTGCTCTCAGCAGATTTAGTTGTCTGATTTGAAGAATCTGTTCATAATGCAAAGCTACACATGTGATTACAGTATACCTGCCCACAGCTTTTcctaaaataatagtaatatcaTTTTTTCTAGGATTACTGAAAACTAAGATTCTACCTCCATCACGAATTCATGCTGAACTACTCAGTCCAATGGTAGCTGCTTTCTATAAAAAGGAatttagactttaaaaaaaaaatctgcaaacttGAGAAGCCTCAAAaagtagaaatatatatattttaggttCTAATTTCTGAGTTTAGGATCTAATTTCTGAGGTCAGTCTTCAGACTCATGCAGGTTCACATGCCTGAAAAAGTAATCTACAAATATCTTGGTCTTAAACTACTTACAGCTTAAAATGCCAAACTAGCATTTCAGTTGACCGTAAGCTTGGAAATAAATAAGCAGCCAGTTAAATTGGCCATCCTATTCTAACAGCTATATTCTATATTACTTGTGGTTTCTAaacttctaggccagtgtttctcaaccttggcaactttaagatgtgtggaccaatcccagaattctccagccagcacactggctggagaattctgggaattgaaatccatgcatcttaaagttgccaaggttgagaaatactgttctaggcaaaggcatttttcttttacttttaatataAGATTATCCAGGATGTTTTATTTCTTACACTGCATCTgagcttttaaaacatttttcactgttatctgtgtttttattgttgttatattgCATAATATTAATTACTGTCTTAGTTTTAACAGCATTAACAGAGTTTTATACACTCTCAAAAACTCTAGTTTGAAGGGCAGTGTaaggttttaaaatgaaatgcatcTAAAGATAAAACTGCAGGAAAGTAGCCCAAACTGAGGCAAAGCCTGGCTTGCAAGTTGGAtgtctgtctgtttttttaaCAGATTGCAACCTATGAATTTGACTAATTTCTAAACAGCTCTTAGAAACATAAGCAAAACGATACGAAGTAAATTATCAAAATACCTACGAAGCAATCCAGTTACAAACTTTCATAGTACTGTTTTTTAGGGGGAATGCACAAATTGATTAGAAATGTCCATTAAGAGCAGGGCAATTCTTCCATATTGTTGTTGATCTTTGTCAAAATTTGTAAAAGAAGCCATTCCCAGAGTTCCCGGTGTGTCTTGCAGGGGCATCCAAAAAGTTgcgatggtggctgcaactgtgccATCAATGCTCCTCCCTTTTTTGTAGCATCACAGCAGAATGAAATTTTCTACACGATTGTTTGTCAAAAATATAGCTAGGGCTTCAATATGGCTGCAGTAGTTCCAGCAGTCAGCTATCAAACAGCTATTGGCATTTTGAGGATCTATTATCAGACCAGTCTTTCTGGATTTAACTGATAGCTAAGCGCTGCTGCTTGCAAAAGAATCAGGCCTTCAGTAATATTCCTTTGTAGTCCTACAGATATCAATGCAAAATCAATCACCAAAGCTGAGCTAAGATCTTTCATTACCCCAATGGAGGACTGAAAAAGGAGAATAACTTccaatgaagaagaagaagaatatattaaatttatatgtcacccAACTACTAGCgaccctgggcagtttataataattataattatgattATAGATAATCCGTTAAGTCTCTCAATATGCAAAATGCTTGGGTCCAGCTTAAATACCCTTCATTGTATGGCACTATAATGATGTAATATTTATGCAAAGCATTAGCCTTTTATCTACATGCAACGTGGCCAGATTGATCCCTCGTAACTAGAGCAAAAGCcaatggaaaaaaatcagtgataGGGAAGGACAGAGCAATTCTAATAGCAGATATGAAAGAAATGGTAGGTATTGCACAACTTCCTTTGCTAGACTTTTCAAGACAATAAGGACGAAGGTTGCTTATATTTAATCTGCTCACCCCGTTGCAGTGTGAAGGCATTAGTTGTGAAAATTCAGGCCCCTCTAAAGAGAGTGCAGTAGCACTGGACCTAGTGGATTGATTGATGACTTCCATACTACCTTTCCTCTGCTATATTATCAAGGCTAACTtcacttgggagaagagcaatgaccaatctcgataaaatagttaagagcagagacatcacactgacaacaaaggtccgcatagttaaagcaatggtgttccctgtattaacatatggctgcgagagctggaccataaggaaggctgagagaaggaagatagatgcttttgaactgtggtgttggaggaaaattctgagagtgccttggactgcaagaagatcaaaccagtccatcctccaggtaagaaagccagactgctcacttgagggaacaatattaaaggcaaaactgaaatactttggccacataatgagaagacaggacaccctggagaagatggtgatgctagggaaagtagaaggcaaaaggaagaggggccgaccaagggcaagatggatggatgatattctagaggtgacggactcgtccctgggggagctgggggtgttgacgaccaacaggaggctctggcgtgggctgggccatgaagtcacgaagagtcggaagcgactgaatgaataaacaacaacaaacttcacTTTCCGTATGAATAACTCTGCCAGACCAGGTCATATGTTTATCTAGTCCATCTCTATCATGTGGCCTCCCCCTTGATTCCCTATATTCTCTTCATTTTACTCAGGCTAGGAGAGTTATTAAAGAAAGGTTTTTAAACACTGAAGCCCAGAATAAAAGAAGACTCATTCCAGATTCCATCCAAACTCAGTTTAACCATGTTAGGTGGGAACCAGCCAACTACATCAACTCATTCATCTCTCCAGCCCAGCAAAGGTTCTTCTTCAGAGCCAgatataatatacagtaatagTCT includes:
- the LOC134496095 gene encoding serine protease 27-like — encoded protein: MLKTLPLLLAVWLLQLIVTEGAPASRQDCGQLRISSRIVGGQDVPNGDLPWVASIVVDFRPVCGGSLINEQWVLTAASCVDQISSIQQYNVLLGAHQLLNLSHNVQFYPVQKILIHSGYLGEAGSPADIALLKLASPVPFTSHILPVCLPQFYEDFSRDTNCWIAGWGNTGENEQLSAPLTLQEAKVPIIGRRECNNFYNAVPFRGMKKDPIKPDMICTGYTQGSKSFCMGDGGGPLVCKVGRRWTQAGIVSWGVGCGKYFHPGVYTSVPFYSFWIKEKIRTE